A window of the Lactuca sativa cultivar Salinas chromosome 7, Lsat_Salinas_v11, whole genome shotgun sequence genome harbors these coding sequences:
- the LOC111892758 gene encoding uncharacterized protein LOC111892758 produces the protein MAHFCKAPARPINQVPGTGAIQACYGCGENGHFKRDLPKAKNAGGTGRLLAIGHEEAMADRTVVTGIFLLNKSYACILFDSGAKRSFVNQEFKHLLNQTAQALKQTSIVEMANGKTETSNKIFIGCTVSLNSHSFSIDLMLVSIKSFDVIVGMDWLSRHHADILCFKKAVRLHLSSNETLVICGDKPGTSLRIISSMRAQKHLRK, from the coding sequence ATGGCCCATTTCTGCAAAGCACCAGCTAGGCCAATCAACCAGGTCCCTGGCACAGGAGCAATCCAGGCCTGCTACGGGTGTGGCGAAAACGGGCACTTCAAAAGAGATTTACCTAAAGCCAAGAATGCTGGCGGAACAGGAAGACTGCTTGCTATCGGTCACGAGGAAGCAATGGCGGACCGCACCGTAGTCACGGGTATATTCCTCCTCAATAAATCATATGCgtgcatactattcgatagtggagcgaagAGAAGTTTCGTGAACCAAGAATTTAAGCACTTACTTAATCAAACTGCGCAAGCACTAAAACAAACGTccatcgtagaaatggctaatggaaagaccgAGACTTCTAACAAAATTTTCATAGGATGCACTGTCTCCTTAaatagccattcattttcaatcGACCTCATGTTGGtatcaattaaaagttttgatgtcattgttggcatggactggttaagtcgcCATCATGCTGACATTTTGTGCTTTAAAAAAGCCGTTCGTCTTCACCTATCGTCTAACGAAACACTAGTTATCTGTGGCGACAAACCAGGCacaagccttcgtatcatctcaagtatgcGAGCacagaagcacttacgaaagtAA